A region of the Curtobacterium flaccumfaciens pv. betae genome:
GACTCGTCGCCGACCTGGCACGGGAACGCATCGTCGCCTGACGCGGCGGAGGGCCCCGGGTTCAGCGAGGCCCTCCTGGCGATGCCCCGCACCGACCACGGTGGTCGGCAGGGGCGCGGCAGCGGTAGCGGGCGCGGTCGTCAGTGCGTGGACGGCTCCTGTTCGACCTCGCGGCGGTCGTCGTCGGACCACAGCGTGTGGAAGGTGCCGTCCTTGTCGATGCGCTGGTAGGTGTGTGCGCCGAAGAAGTCGCGCTGGCCCTGGATCAGCGACGCCGGCAGACGGTCGGACGCGAGCGAGTCGAAGTACGACAGCGCGGACGAGAAGCCCGGCGCGGGGACGCCCGACGCTGCCGCGATGCCGACGATGCGGCGCCAGGCGGCTTCGCCCTCGGCCACCGCGTTCGCGAAGTACGGGTCGACCAGCAGCGACTCGAGCTTCGGGTTCTCGGCGTACGCCTCGACGATGCGGTTCAGGAACTGGGCACGGATGATGCAGCCGCCCCGCCAGATCTTCGCGACGTTGCCGAGGTCGATGTCCCAGCCGTACTCCTTCGCCCCGGCGATGATGAGGTCGAACCCCTGTGCGTACGCGACGACCTTCGAAGCGTAGAGCGCCGCACGGACGTCGTCGGCGAAGGTGTCCGGCACCTCGGCGATCTGCGGACGGTTCTTGACCGACTGCTGCACGGCGGCACGCTGCGTCGGCTTCGACGACACCGCACGGGCGAACACGGCTTCACCGATGCCCGACACCGGGATGCCCAGACCCACGGCGTTCTGCACGGTCCAGACGCCGGTGCCCTTCGAGCCGGCCGCGTCACGGATGACGTCGACGAGCGGCTTGCCGGTGTCGGCGTCGCGCTGCTTGAGGACCTCGCCGGTGATCTCGATCAGGTAGGACTCGAGGTCGCCCTTGTTCCACTCGTCGAAGACCTGCACCAGGTCCTCCACCGAGAGTCCGCCGACGCGACGGAGCAGGTCGTACGACTCGGCGATGAGCTGCATGTCGGCGTACTCGATGCCGTTGTGCACCATCTTGACGAAGTGCCCGGCGCCGTCGGTGCCGATGTGGGTCACGCACGGTTCGCCTTCGGCCACCGCGGCGATCGACTTGAGGATCGGCCCGAGCGTCTCCCAGGCCTCCTTCGAGCCGCCCGGCATGATCGACGGGCCCTTGAGCGCGCCCTCTTCACCACCGGAGATGCCGGTGCCGACGAAGTTCAGCCCCTTCTCGCGCAGGTCGTGCTCACGTCGGATGGTGTCGTGGAAGTTCGCGTTGCCGCCGTCGACGATGATGTCGCCCGGTTCGAACCGTTCGGCGAGCTGCCCGATCACGGCGTCGGTGCCCTTGCCGGCCTGCACCATGATGATGGCGGTCCGGGGCTTCGACAGCGAGGCGACGAACCCGTCGATGTCCTCGGACGCGATGAACCCGGCGTCGCCGTGCTCCTGGAGCAGCTCCTCGGTGCGGGCGTACGTGCGGTTGTAGACCGCCACCGTGTTGCCTTCGCGCGATGCGAGGTTGCGGGCGAGGTTCGATCCCATCACTGCGAGTCCCACGACTCCGATGTTCGCCTGACCGTTGTTGTCTGCCACGGGGGCCTCCTTTGTCCTGACGTTGGCGCCCAACCTACGACCGGTGGTCTGGGACCGCACAGGTGTTCCGGGAACTGGGGACCAGAGTTCACCGGATCAATACTGTGGAGGGATGAGCGAGCTCGCTGTCCACCCGCCCGTCCTCGTGATGGGGGTCTCCGGCTCCGGCAAGTCCACCATCGGCCAGGCGCTCACCGACGCCCTGGTCGCGCAGGGTGAACCGTGCGTCTTCGTCGACGCCGATGACCTGCACCCGGCCGCCAACAAGGAGAAGATGCGGCAGGGCATCCCGCTCACCGACGAGGACCGCTGGCCGTGGATCGACGCCTGCGCCGAGCGGATCGCCGCGGTCGAATCGGGCGGCTCCCGGTGCGTGATGGCGAACTCGGCGCTCAAGCGCGCCTACCGGGACCGTCTGCGCGAGTCGGCGCCGGGTCTCGTCATCGCTTTCCTCGACGGGTCGCGCGACCTGATCGCCGAACGGCAGTCCCACCGCCAGCACGAGTACATGCCGACGACGCTGCTCGACTCGCAGTTCGCGACCCTCGAGCGGCCGCAGCACGACGAGGCCGCCGTCGCGGTGTCGATCGACGGATCGGTCGACGACACCGTGCAGGAGATCCTCGCCGCGCTCGCGGTCACCACCGACTGACGAGCGTCGACGACTTGCGACGGATCCTGGCGGTTCCTCCACAGGGCGCAGCACGGCCGTCGCCATCCCCAACCGATCCCCGGTCCCGTCTGCTTCGAGGCGGACGCTCGTACCGTCGTTCCATGACCACGATCACTGCAGCCCGTTCAGATACCACTCTTGGTACCATCGACCCCATGGCCATGACCCTCCGACTCGACGATGCCGAGGCAGCGGCGTTGCGCAAGCGTGCTGACCTCGAGGAGCGCTCGATGCAGGAAGTCGCCCGCGCCGCCATCCGCGAGTACGTCGAGCAGCACAGCCGCAGCGATCTGATCGACGGCGTCCTCGACCGAGAACTCCCGCGCTACGCAGAGGCGCTCGAACGACTCGGCAAGTGATCCACCTCACGACCGACGAGGCGTTGCACGTCGCTCGTCGGACCCTGGGGGCTGACTACGCGATCCGCGACGTCGGACTGCTCGAGGCGGCGGTCGCGCGACCCGCCGCGTCGGTGGGCGGGAACGATGCCTACCCGACGCTGGTCGAGAAGGCGGCGGCGCTCGTCCACTCCGCCGTCCGGAACCATGCCCTGGTCGACGGCAACAAGCGCCTCGGGCTGATGCTGCTCGTGGTCTTCCTCGGCGTGAACGGGGTCCGGCTCCACGCCTCGAACGATCAGGCGTACGACTTCATCGTCGCGATCGCCGAAGGGGAACTCGATGCCGTACCGGAGATCGCTGCGGCTCTGAGCTCGATGGTCTCGGACGCCTGAACGGCCGCTTGGACGGGGAACGGTCAGCGATCAGCGGCGCACCGCACTGATCGCCCCGTGCGGCCGGTGCCCCGGGTCCGTGCGGGTGTGGACGTCCACCACGTCGAAGCCCGCTTCGTCCAGCAGCGCCGCCAGGGACGCGACCGGCCAGCGGTAGGCGGTGACGACCGCGTGGTCGAAGGCTTCGACCGCGTCGCCCTCGAAGAACCCGAGCAGCAACCCACCGCCGGGGGTGAGCACCCGACGGAACTCGTCGAGTGGCCCACCGATCCGCGACGGTTCGTGGTGGATCACCGAGTACCAGCCCAGGACCCCGTCGACGCTGCCGTCCGCGAGCGGGAGCGCGTCGAGCGACCCGACCCGGAAGTCGACCGAGGCGCCGTGCGTCCGTCGTGCGTGCTCGACGAACTCCGGCGCCGCGTCGATGCCGCTGACCCGGTGCCCCTGCCGTGCGAGGTGCGCCGTCCAGTGACCGGGGCCGCACCCGGCGTCGACCAGGGCACCGCTCTGACCGGCTGCCCAGGCGTCGACGAGGGCTCGGTCGTCGGGGTGGACGGCGTCCATCGACCCGAGCAGCGCCGCGTACTCGTCGGCCCGAGCGCTGTACGCCGCCGTCACCCGCTCCGTCATGCGCCCGACCGTACCGCCGCAGCGCCGAACCGTGCGAGGTTCCGTGTTCCGTGCGACCCGGCAACCCTCGCACGGAGCACGGAACCTCGCACCACGCGGCAGCACCACGCCGCACCACCCGCGCCGCGCCGCCCCGCACCCGCCCGCGTCAGAGCTTGAACGTCGCCCGCGGGATGTCGGACACGATGCGCCGGGCGGTGCTGACGGCGTCCTCCTCGGAGATCTGGTGCGTGACCACGAGCGACGCCAGGTACGCCGCGTCCGTCCGCCGCGCCATGTCGTGCCGCGCGGGGATGGAGCAGTACGCGCGGGTGTCGTCGATGAACCCGGAGGTCTTGGTGAAGGACGCGGAGTCGGTGACGGCCGACCGGTATCGCCCGATGGCCGCCGGGGTGTCGATGAACCACCACGGCGCGCCCGCGTACACGGCGGGGTAGAAGCCCGCGAGCGGCCCGATCTCGCGCGAGAAGACCGTCTCGTCGACGGTGAAGAGCACCAGGTGAAAACCGGGAGCCGTGCCGAAGGACTCGAGCAGCGGCCGGAGCGGCTCGGTGAAGGACCCGACGGCCGGCAGGTCGTGCCCGGTGTCCGGCCCGAAGCGCTCGAGCGTCGGGGTGTGGTGGTTCCGGATCACGCCGGGGTGCAGTTGCATGACGAGGCCGTCCTCGACGCTCATCTCCGCCCAGCGGTAGAGCATGTCGTGCCGGTACGCCGTCGCCTCGGCCTCGGTGACCGACGACGCATCGCGCAGCGCCGCCGCATGGATGCGTTCCCGCTCGCTCGACGGCAGGGGAGCGGAGCCCGCGTCGAGCACCCCGGTGTCCGTGGCGGTCGCGCCGTGCTCGATGAAGTAGTGGCGACGTGCGCGGAGAGCCGCCAGCAGCCCCGCGTGGGTGCCCGTGTCGATGCCGGCGGCCTCGCCGATCGACGCGACCACGGGCCTCCAGTCCGACCGCGTCGGGTCGAACACGGCGTCCGCGCGGAACGTGGGGAGCACCCGGCCGGTGAAGCCGGGGTCCGCCGCGAGCTGCGCGTGCGCAGCGAGGTCGTCCGCCGGGCCGTCCGTGGTGGCGAGGACCTCGATGCCGAAGGCGTCGAAGAGCGCGCGCGGCCGGAAGGCGGGGGACGCCAGCAGGCCGGCGATGTGGTCGTACTGGTCGTCCGCGTTCGCGGCGGACGGCGCCTGCTCGAGCCCGAAC
Encoded here:
- the gndA gene encoding NADP-dependent phosphogluconate dehydrogenase; amino-acid sequence: MADNNGQANIGVVGLAVMGSNLARNLASREGNTVAVYNRTYARTEELLQEHGDAGFIASEDIDGFVASLSKPRTAIIMVQAGKGTDAVIGQLAERFEPGDIIVDGGNANFHDTIRREHDLREKGLNFVGTGISGGEEGALKGPSIMPGGSKEAWETLGPILKSIAAVAEGEPCVTHIGTDGAGHFVKMVHNGIEYADMQLIAESYDLLRRVGGLSVEDLVQVFDEWNKGDLESYLIEITGEVLKQRDADTGKPLVDVIRDAAGSKGTGVWTVQNAVGLGIPVSGIGEAVFARAVSSKPTQRAAVQQSVKNRPQIAEVPDTFADDVRAALYASKVVAYAQGFDLIIAGAKEYGWDIDLGNVAKIWRGGCIIRAQFLNRIVEAYAENPKLESLLVDPYFANAVAEGEAAWRRIVGIAAASGVPAPGFSSALSYFDSLASDRLPASLIQGQRDFFGAHTYQRIDKDGTFHTLWSDDDRREVEQEPSTH
- a CDS encoding ribbon-helix-helix protein, CopG family, with translation MTTITAARSDTTLGTIDPMAMTLRLDDAEAAALRKRADLEERSMQEVARAAIREYVEQHSRSDLIDGVLDRELPRYAEALERLGK
- a CDS encoding gluconokinase: MSELAVHPPVLVMGVSGSGKSTIGQALTDALVAQGEPCVFVDADDLHPAANKEKMRQGIPLTDEDRWPWIDACAERIAAVESGGSRCVMANSALKRAYRDRLRESAPGLVIAFLDGSRDLIAERQSHRQHEYMPTTLLDSQFATLERPQHDEAAVAVSIDGSVDDTVQEILAALAVTTD
- a CDS encoding class I SAM-dependent methyltransferase; the encoded protein is MTERVTAAYSARADEYAALLGSMDAVHPDDRALVDAWAAGQSGALVDAGCGPGHWTAHLARQGHRVSGIDAAPEFVEHARRTHGASVDFRVGSLDALPLADGSVDGVLGWYSVIHHEPSRIGGPLDEFRRVLTPGGGLLLGFFEGDAVEAFDHAVVTAYRWPVASLAALLDEAGFDVVDVHTRTDPGHRPHGAISAVRR
- a CDS encoding type II toxin-antitoxin system death-on-curing family toxin, coding for MIHLTTDEALHVARRTLGADYAIRDVGLLEAAVARPAASVGGNDAYPTLVEKAAALVHSAVRNHALVDGNKRLGLMLLVVFLGVNGVRLHASNDQAYDFIVAIAEGELDAVPEIAAALSSMVSDA
- the uxaC gene encoding glucuronate isomerase — its product is MTRTSTPTRLAPHPDRLFPADPGARAVARTVYEAVKDAPIISPHGHVDAALIASDQPFSDPASLLITPDHYVLRLLHANGVDLAALGRTDLSGPRPGSQARPAASAHRWRDAAEPTPPGRAVWRQLAEHWDDFLGTPVRYWFETELHDVFGLEQAPSAANADDQYDHIAGLLASPAFRPRALFDAFGIEVLATTDGPADDLAAHAQLAADPGFTGRVLPTFRADAVFDPTRSDWRPVVASIGEAAGIDTGTHAGLLAALRARRHYFIEHGATATDTGVLDAGSAPLPSSERERIHAAALRDASSVTEAEATAYRHDMLYRWAEMSVEDGLVMQLHPGVIRNHHTPTLERFGPDTGHDLPAVGSFTEPLRPLLESFGTAPGFHLVLFTVDETVFSREIGPLAGFYPAVYAGAPWWFIDTPAAIGRYRSAVTDSASFTKTSGFIDDTRAYCSIPARHDMARRTDAAYLASLVVTHQISEEDAVSTARRIVSDIPRATFKL